One window from the genome of Acuticoccus sediminis encodes:
- a CDS encoding P27 family phage terminase small subunit, which yields MRGRRPTIDNVVPLTEANEDAAAEREVRLLQRAEATAVALRPDGMDEETAAVWDRLAPLYAHPQVGRLKPIFVPAFELACQARARYERLRAFLVENGETYASMTRNGLQQKSRPEVAQMNVAFGQFRSLIERFGGDPFSDRALLSATAGQADMFDEPEGIDFA from the coding sequence ATGAGAGGACGCCGACCCACGATCGACAACGTCGTCCCGCTGACGGAGGCGAACGAGGATGCCGCGGCGGAGCGCGAGGTGCGTCTGCTGCAGCGGGCCGAGGCGACGGCCGTCGCGCTCCGTCCCGATGGCATGGACGAGGAGACCGCCGCGGTGTGGGACCGCCTGGCGCCGCTCTACGCGCACCCGCAGGTCGGGCGGCTGAAGCCGATCTTCGTGCCGGCGTTCGAGCTCGCCTGCCAGGCGCGGGCCCGCTACGAGCGGCTGCGGGCGTTCCTCGTCGAGAACGGCGAGACGTACGCCAGCATGACGCGCAACGGGCTGCAGCAGAAGTCGCGGCCGGAGGTGGCGCAGATGAACGTCGCCTTCGGGCAGTTCCGCTCGCTGATCGAGCGGTTCGGCGGCGACCCGTTCAGCGACCGGGCGCTGCTGTCGGCCACCGCCGGCCAGGCGGACATGTTCGACGAGCCCGAGGGGATCGACTTCGCGTGA
- a CDS encoding HNH endonuclease — MVKVARTERDVARGRADDARRRSAQPWRRWYKLAVWQRLRDTQLSRQPLCERHLVRGEVVAATVVHHRAPHRGDWDLFVDPANHESLCAPCHDAEVQAEERRGYSNAVDADGWPSDPRHPANAG, encoded by the coding sequence GTGGTGAAGGTCGCGCGGACTGAGCGAGACGTCGCCCGCGGCCGCGCCGACGATGCGCGGCGGCGTTCCGCTCAGCCGTGGCGGCGCTGGTACAAGCTCGCGGTCTGGCAGCGGCTGAGGGACACGCAACTCTCCCGGCAGCCCTTGTGCGAGAGGCACCTCGTCCGCGGTGAGGTGGTCGCGGCAACTGTTGTTCATCACCGCGCACCGCATCGCGGGGACTGGGATCTCTTCGTCGACCCGGCGAACCACGAGTCGCTGTGCGCTCCGTGCCACGATGCCGAGGTGCAGGCCGAAGAGCGGCGCGGCTACTCCAACGCGGTCGACGCGGACGGGTGGCCGAGCGACCCGCGCCACCCCGCGAATGCCGGCTGA
- a CDS encoding phage/plasmid primase, P4 family codes for MTILDAALALAKRGWPVFPCNPEADKAKGSKRPLTEHGLKDASTDAGTIRGWWGRWPEALIGLPTGPGLGAFVVDLDPREKSCSELWDELEALIGAPLGEPIVAVTQSGGWHLYYSWPTLGAGEKLGNRSGTRSGLPAHVDVRGEGGYVIAPPSIMLDGRRYEWRSGPTRGLTAAPAELIDCILRRGKFAREEEPPRPRGAPVEASERVRKYALAALDAEVRKAAAAPNGERNETLNATAYALGQLVGAGALSESVVVAALDDVAAQWPNRKKSRGTIQSGLRAGIASPRDLSEIEAARTRSPDEWRSRGSQIPPRSDGAGGGGQPPGGGPTIGGGGGGFDRATLERCAELEVNDTGNGHRLLEWFGDHVLHVRNVGWSVWDGKRWNVDGGDEAVSRMAQDTASRIRLEVPLVKIDDDERAAMEARGESEDAIDKAEKQRRASRIRHSVQSGNSGKLAGMMGVAATHATITVPELDAEPLAINVQNGTLRLVEAVDPECPDPDVERKIWSVRLDRHDQRDHISKVMSAAYDPGASCPKWEAFCKRFLPDPAIRWWMQRWAGYALTGLTGEQMLIFNHGFGANGKSTFCEALRRLMGDYAASLPAEAVTGDQVRRGDQATPEWARLTGVRFVLIAELPRGQPLKEETIKLVTGGEPLLVRHLHQKFIELNSVFKAMMTGNHKPQATGSDYAVFRRVCLVPWTETLLPSERRPMGEVLAEFGAEASGILNWALEGLLGYLNEGLKPPEGVVAATEDYRSDMDPVGEFVKACVVSRPGNDVDARAFYGAYVAWAEANGMRPFSEKRFAQEMAHTRIQKKRGRVMKYLDVILQDVPMVSDAADAPLV; via the coding sequence ATGACGATACTCGACGCCGCCCTGGCGCTCGCCAAACGCGGGTGGCCGGTCTTCCCGTGCAATCCCGAGGCCGACAAGGCCAAGGGTTCGAAGCGACCACTCACCGAGCACGGCCTGAAGGATGCCTCCACCGACGCGGGGACGATTCGGGGCTGGTGGGGACGCTGGCCCGAGGCCTTGATCGGGCTCCCGACGGGGCCCGGCCTTGGGGCCTTCGTCGTCGACCTCGACCCTCGAGAGAAGAGCTGCTCGGAGCTTTGGGACGAGCTCGAGGCGCTGATCGGCGCACCGCTCGGCGAGCCGATTGTCGCCGTCACGCAATCGGGTGGTTGGCATCTCTATTATTCCTGGCCGACCCTCGGCGCCGGCGAGAAGCTCGGCAATCGGTCCGGCACGCGCTCCGGTCTCCCGGCCCACGTCGATGTCCGGGGAGAGGGCGGGTACGTCATCGCGCCGCCGTCCATCATGCTCGATGGCCGCCGCTACGAGTGGCGCTCGGGCCCGACACGCGGTCTCACGGCGGCGCCGGCCGAGCTGATCGACTGCATCCTGCGCCGCGGCAAGTTCGCGAGAGAGGAGGAGCCGCCGCGGCCGCGCGGCGCGCCCGTGGAGGCCTCGGAGCGGGTGCGCAAGTACGCCCTCGCGGCCCTCGACGCCGAGGTGCGCAAGGCGGCCGCCGCGCCGAACGGCGAGCGAAACGAGACGCTGAACGCGACGGCCTATGCGCTCGGCCAGCTGGTCGGCGCCGGCGCGCTCTCCGAGAGCGTCGTTGTGGCCGCGCTCGATGACGTGGCGGCCCAATGGCCGAACCGGAAGAAGAGCCGCGGCACCATTCAGTCCGGCCTTCGCGCCGGGATCGCCTCGCCGCGTGATCTCTCCGAAATCGAGGCAGCACGAACCCGGTCCCCTGATGAATGGCGTTCCCGTGGCTCGCAAATCCCGCCTCGGAGTGACGGCGCCGGCGGTGGTGGTCAGCCTCCTGGTGGGGGGCCGACGATCGGCGGCGGTGGGGGCGGGTTCGACCGCGCCACGCTGGAGCGGTGCGCCGAGCTGGAGGTGAACGACACCGGCAACGGTCACCGGCTCCTCGAGTGGTTCGGCGATCACGTCCTGCACGTTCGCAACGTCGGGTGGTCCGTCTGGGATGGGAAGCGCTGGAACGTCGACGGCGGCGACGAGGCCGTCAGCCGGATGGCTCAGGATACGGCCAGCCGCATCCGCCTCGAGGTGCCGCTCGTAAAGATCGACGACGACGAGCGTGCGGCGATGGAGGCGCGGGGCGAGAGCGAGGACGCGATCGACAAGGCCGAGAAGCAACGCCGAGCCAGCCGGATCCGCCACTCGGTGCAAAGCGGCAACTCGGGGAAGCTCGCCGGGATGATGGGCGTCGCGGCAACCCACGCGACGATCACGGTGCCTGAACTCGACGCCGAGCCGCTCGCCATCAACGTCCAGAACGGCACCTTGCGCCTGGTCGAGGCCGTCGATCCCGAGTGCCCCGACCCCGATGTCGAGCGCAAGATCTGGTCGGTTCGGCTCGATCGGCACGACCAGCGGGACCACATCTCGAAGGTCATGTCGGCCGCCTACGATCCGGGGGCTTCGTGCCCGAAGTGGGAGGCGTTCTGCAAGCGATTCCTGCCCGATCCGGCCATCCGCTGGTGGATGCAAAGATGGGCCGGTTACGCCCTGACGGGCCTGACGGGCGAGCAGATGCTCATCTTCAACCACGGCTTCGGCGCGAACGGCAAATCAACCTTCTGCGAGGCGCTGAGGCGGCTGATGGGGGATTACGCGGCGTCGCTTCCGGCCGAGGCCGTGACGGGCGATCAGGTTCGGCGAGGCGACCAGGCGACACCGGAGTGGGCTCGCCTCACCGGCGTGCGCTTTGTCCTCATCGCGGAACTGCCCCGCGGGCAGCCGCTCAAGGAAGAGACGATCAAGCTCGTCACCGGCGGTGAACCGCTGCTCGTGCGCCATCTGCACCAGAAGTTCATCGAGCTGAACTCAGTCTTCAAGGCGATGATGACCGGCAATCACAAGCCGCAGGCGACAGGCTCGGACTACGCCGTCTTTCGGCGCGTGTGCCTGGTCCCCTGGACAGAGACCCTCCTGCCTTCGGAGCGGCGGCCCATGGGCGAGGTGCTGGCCGAGTTCGGGGCCGAGGCCTCAGGCATCCTGAACTGGGCGCTGGAGGGGCTGCTCGGCTACCTTAACGAGGGGCTGAAGCCACCGGAAGGCGTCGTTGCGGCGACGGAGGATTACCGATCCGACATGGACCCGGTCGGCGAGTTCGTGAAGGCGTGCGTGGTGTCCAGGCCCGGCAACGATGTCGATGCACGCGCCTTCTACGGCGCATATGTGGCGTGGGCCGAGGCGAACGGCATGCGGCCGTTCAGCGAGAAGCGGTTCGCCCAGGAGATGGCGCATACGCGTATCCAGAAGAAGAGAGGGCGCGTGATGAAGTATCTCGATGTCATTCTGCAAGATGTTCCAATGGTGTCCGATGCGGCCGATGCGCCTCTCGTGTGA
- a CDS encoding DUF2303 family protein has translation MTTDETRGSGREMDRVSAMAAQVVAATSQSLPDGPDGSQVRLVPPGWSLERLAPIVPPLLPHVSQVISVDEADSFTLYYEAFATPQTRLFADVRHGVLTAVLDYHDAGSDETEYADPAPGRLAHRLVYAAPKSVEWQRWADLHRRAIDQEALLEFLEENAQDIVRPAAADVLEMVTEFRSIRSTRFSRKMNLTNGSVAMSFSDEEAGDQTVHAPSEMTIHVPVFEGGERVEIKVFLRTRAPNGKLSFLLVIHRKELVERELFCETVRGIEETLSTPVWWGRIS, from the coding sequence ATGACGACTGATGAGACGCGCGGTTCCGGCCGCGAGATGGACCGGGTCAGCGCGATGGCCGCGCAGGTCGTGGCGGCAACCAGTCAGAGCCTTCCGGACGGCCCCGACGGCTCGCAGGTTCGGCTCGTACCGCCCGGCTGGAGCCTGGAGCGGCTCGCGCCGATCGTGCCGCCGCTGCTGCCGCACGTGAGCCAGGTCATCTCGGTCGACGAGGCCGATTCCTTCACCCTGTACTACGAGGCGTTCGCGACCCCGCAGACGCGGCTCTTCGCCGATGTCCGCCACGGCGTGCTGACCGCGGTGCTGGACTATCACGACGCCGGCTCCGACGAGACGGAGTATGCCGATCCGGCGCCGGGCCGGTTGGCGCACCGTCTGGTTTATGCGGCGCCGAAGTCCGTGGAGTGGCAGCGCTGGGCGGACCTCCACCGGCGGGCGATCGATCAGGAGGCGCTGCTCGAGTTCCTCGAGGAGAACGCCCAGGACATCGTGCGTCCGGCGGCGGCCGACGTGCTGGAAATGGTGACCGAGTTCCGCTCGATCCGCTCCACCAGGTTCAGCCGCAAGATGAACCTGACGAACGGGTCCGTCGCGATGTCCTTCTCGGACGAGGAGGCCGGCGACCAGACGGTCCATGCGCCGTCCGAGATGACGATCCATGTGCCGGTGTTCGAGGGCGGCGAGCGCGTCGAGATCAAGGTGTTCCTGCGCACGCGGGCGCCGAACGGGAAGCTGTCGTTCCTGCTGGTGATCCACCGCAAGGAACTCGTCGAGCGCGAGCTCTTCTGCGAGACGGTGCGGGGGATCGAGGAGACGCTCAGCACCCCGGTCTGGTGGGGCCGGATCTCGTGA
- a CDS encoding helix-turn-helix domain-containing protein yields MQAADKIRHWRKLNKLTQVQLATKLGRRQSTISRAENGGQVEWDLKVALHELTEGFVSFSDWIETVPGMSLSRSATASDEEGHLS; encoded by the coding sequence ATGCAAGCCGCTGACAAAATCCGTCACTGGAGGAAGCTGAACAAGCTTACACAGGTTCAGCTTGCCACCAAGCTTGGCAGGCGTCAGTCCACGATCTCCCGGGCCGAGAATGGCGGCCAGGTAGAATGGGATCTGAAAGTCGCCCTGCACGAACTCACCGAGGGGTTCGTTTCGTTCAGTGACTGGATTGAGACAGTTCCGGGGATGTCTCTCTCAAGATCTGCCACAGCGTCTGACGAAGAAGGTCATCTGTCATGA
- a CDS encoding helix-turn-helix domain-containing protein encodes MPRSPSQLSLGKPSVRSRRRARGWTQVDLSVHSGVSQSVISDFERGKTIEWPSIFAIAEALECQWQELFIDPDSPDFNLLMADATPEERRHYFDTLKMMKSGPRR; translated from the coding sequence ATGCCGAGATCGCCATCGCAACTGTCCCTAGGAAAGCCCTCAGTCCGCTCTCGCCGCCGTGCGCGAGGTTGGACGCAAGTCGATCTCTCGGTTCACAGTGGAGTGAGCCAATCCGTAATTTCCGACTTTGAGCGCGGGAAAACCATTGAGTGGCCAAGCATTTTCGCGATCGCCGAGGCGCTCGAGTGTCAATGGCAGGAGCTGTTCATCGATCCGGATTCTCCCGACTTCAACTTGCTGATGGCGGACGCCACCCCGGAAGAGCGGCGGCACTATTTCGATACCTTGAAGATGATGAAGTCAGGGCCTCGCCGATAA
- a CDS encoding single-stranded DNA-binding protein — MNRVQLIGYVGGAPETRQTPNGTHVATFQSSNPAPFDDDVPF; from the coding sequence GTGAACCGCGTCCAGCTGATCGGCTACGTCGGCGGCGCGCCAGAGACCCGCCAAACTCCCAACGGGACGCACGTCGCCACGTTCCAGAGCTCGAACCCCGCTCCGTTTGACGACGATGTTCCGTTCTGA
- a CDS encoding LysR family transcriptional regulator: MRDLNLKATEYFEAVARLGSVTRAADELGVSPSAVSQQIGHLEAQFGVRLFRREKRRLILTLEGDRLYQTATQAFGAIRNARSAITRQRDLRTLVIRASPSFGVRWLCPRIADFAAQNRDFAIRIDATPDFSSFETEAIDLDLRYGLGGWAGLSETGILDDMVLPLCSPSYRDELMRHSGDRAEQLAQARLIDSVKGFYRWDLWLAANRISLPSLTFPFRFDRSSMSIELAKQGGGLTLDSVNLCLPELMRGELVPFAPEFEVVSFRAYWVVCPARHLNRRIVKRFVEWLSQACAAHETQARAFLAGAGCTVRTGAGPDFFEPPPR, encoded by the coding sequence ATGAGGGACCTCAATCTCAAGGCGACCGAATACTTCGAGGCCGTCGCGCGGCTCGGCAGCGTGACCCGCGCCGCGGACGAGCTCGGCGTCTCGCCGTCGGCCGTCAGTCAGCAGATCGGCCACCTCGAGGCGCAGTTCGGCGTGCGGCTCTTCCGCCGCGAGAAGCGCCGCCTCATCCTCACGCTGGAGGGCGACCGGCTCTACCAGACAGCGACCCAGGCGTTCGGCGCGATCCGCAACGCGCGCAGCGCGATCACCCGGCAGCGCGACCTGCGCACCCTCGTCATCCGCGCCAGCCCGAGCTTCGGCGTGCGCTGGCTCTGCCCGCGCATCGCCGACTTCGCGGCCCAGAACCGCGACTTCGCCATCCGGATCGACGCCACGCCCGACTTCTCCTCGTTCGAGACGGAGGCGATCGACCTCGACCTGCGCTACGGGCTCGGCGGCTGGGCGGGCCTCTCGGAGACCGGCATCCTCGACGACATGGTGCTGCCGCTGTGCAGCCCGTCCTACCGCGACGAGCTGATGCGCCATTCCGGCGACCGGGCCGAGCAGCTCGCGCAGGCGCGGCTCATCGACAGCGTCAAGGGCTTCTACCGCTGGGACCTGTGGCTCGCCGCCAACCGGATCAGCCTGCCGAGCCTCACCTTCCCCTTCCGCTTCGACCGCTCGTCTATGTCCATCGAGCTCGCCAAGCAGGGCGGCGGGCTCACGCTGGACAGCGTCAACCTGTGCCTTCCGGAGCTGATGCGGGGCGAGCTGGTCCCGTTCGCGCCGGAGTTCGAGGTCGTCTCGTTCCGCGCCTACTGGGTCGTGTGCCCGGCGCGCCACCTCAACCGCCGCATCGTCAAGCGCTTCGTGGAGTGGCTGTCGCAGGCGTGCGCCGCGCACGAGACGCAGGCGCGCGCCTTCCTCGCCGGGGCCGGATGCACCGTCCGCACCGGGGCGGGCCCGGACTTCTTCGAGCCTCCCCCGCGCTAG
- a CDS encoding SDR family NAD(P)-dependent oxidoreductase: MGLLEGRYAVVTGAASPRGLGRATARLFAEHGATVAILDLDAAAAERVAADLGADHVGLACDVTDKGACEAAARALEERWGRIDILVNNAGITQPLKIMDIAPANYDAVLDVNLRGTLYMSQAVIPGMRARRSGSIVNLSSVSAQRGGGIFGGPHYSAAKGGILGLTKAMARELAPDGVRVNAICPGFIATDITAGALTPQMLESIIAGIPMGRAGEASDVAGCALFLASDLSAYCTGTEVDVNGGSLIH, translated from the coding sequence ATGGGGCTGCTGGAAGGCCGCTATGCCGTCGTGACCGGCGCGGCGAGCCCGAGAGGCCTGGGCCGGGCCACCGCACGGCTCTTCGCCGAGCACGGCGCGACGGTGGCGATCCTCGACCTCGACGCCGCGGCGGCGGAGCGGGTCGCCGCGGACCTGGGCGCGGACCACGTCGGCCTCGCCTGCGACGTCACCGACAAGGGCGCGTGCGAGGCGGCGGCGAGGGCGCTCGAGGAGCGCTGGGGTCGGATCGACATCCTCGTCAACAATGCCGGGATCACCCAGCCGCTGAAGATCATGGACATCGCACCGGCGAACTACGACGCGGTGCTGGACGTGAACCTTCGCGGCACGCTCTACATGAGCCAGGCCGTCATTCCGGGGATGCGGGCGCGCCGGTCCGGCTCGATCGTCAACCTCAGCTCGGTCTCCGCGCAGCGGGGCGGCGGGATCTTCGGCGGGCCGCATTATTCGGCGGCGAAGGGCGGGATCCTGGGCCTCACCAAGGCGATGGCGCGCGAGCTCGCCCCCGACGGGGTGCGCGTCAACGCCATCTGCCCCGGCTTCATCGCCACCGACATCACCGCCGGCGCGCTGACGCCGCAGATGCTGGAGTCGATCATCGCCGGGATCCCTATGGGCCGGGCCGGGGAGGCGTCGGACGTCGCGGGCTGCGCCCTCTTCCTCGCCTCGGACCTCTCCGCCTACTGCACCGGCACGGAGGTCGATGTGAACGGTGGCTCGCTGATCCACTGA
- a CDS encoding transketolase family protein — MARKYEPRRVPRSADGEALTTSAMIASLAAEGYDTVAAPFGHALVNLAKSNDKVVGLTADLSKYTDLYVFAEAMPDRFYQMGMAEQALMSAAAGLAREGFVPFATTYAVFASRRAYDFIAMAIAEENLPVKIVCALPGLTTGYGPSHQATEDLAIFRGLPNLTIVDPCDADDIAGMVPQVAAHDGPVYCRLLRGKVPKVLSRHKPGYRFRLGEAQMIREGRDVLVVSTGFMTMRALDAAVALAADGIDVAVLHVPTIKPLDTATILAEAGKGGRLVVTAENHTVIGGLGEAVASTLLTNGVTPTFRMIGLPDMFLEAGALPTLHDMYGLSVAKVAARIKGWL, encoded by the coding sequence ATGGCCCGCAAGTACGAGCCGCGCCGCGTCCCGCGCAGCGCGGACGGCGAGGCGCTCACCACCTCGGCGATGATCGCGTCGCTGGCGGCGGAGGGCTACGACACCGTCGCCGCCCCGTTCGGCCACGCGCTCGTCAACCTCGCGAAGTCGAACGACAAGGTCGTCGGGCTGACGGCGGACCTGTCGAAATACACGGACCTCTACGTCTTCGCCGAGGCGATGCCCGATCGCTTCTACCAGATGGGGATGGCCGAGCAGGCGCTGATGTCGGCCGCCGCCGGACTGGCGCGGGAAGGCTTCGTCCCGTTCGCGACCACTTACGCCGTGTTCGCCTCGCGCCGCGCGTACGACTTCATCGCGATGGCGATCGCGGAGGAGAATCTCCCGGTCAAGATCGTCTGCGCGCTGCCCGGGCTCACCACCGGCTACGGTCCGAGCCACCAGGCGACCGAGGACCTCGCCATCTTCCGCGGCCTGCCGAACCTCACGATCGTCGACCCGTGCGACGCGGACGACATCGCCGGAATGGTGCCGCAGGTCGCGGCGCACGACGGGCCGGTCTACTGCCGGCTGTTGCGCGGCAAGGTGCCGAAGGTGCTGAGCCGGCACAAGCCGGGATACCGGTTCAGGCTCGGCGAGGCGCAGATGATCCGCGAGGGGCGCGACGTTCTCGTGGTCTCGACCGGGTTCATGACGATGCGCGCGCTCGACGCGGCGGTGGCGCTGGCCGCGGACGGGATCGACGTCGCGGTGCTGCACGTGCCGACCATCAAGCCGCTGGACACCGCGACGATCCTCGCCGAGGCGGGCAAGGGCGGGCGCCTGGTGGTGACGGCGGAGAACCACACGGTGATCGGCGGCCTCGGCGAGGCGGTGGCGTCGACGCTGCTGACGAACGGCGTGACGCCGACGTTCCGGATGATCGGCCTGCCGGACATGTTCCTCGAGGCCGGCGCGCTGCCGACGCTTCACGACATGTACGGCCTCTCCGTCGCGAAGGTCGCGGCACGGATCAAGGGCTGGCTCTGA
- a CDS encoding transketolase: MRLGSRPVPMSNLSLEQRAHNIRRNSLRMGEVQGQGYIGQALGIADVLAVAYFHALEYRPEDPEWEGRDRFLLSIGHYAIALYAALMEADVLPVDELETYGMDDSRMPMSGMASYTPGMEITGGSLGQGLGIAVGMALGLKRKSNPAFVYNLMSDGELGEGSTWEAAMVAAHHRLDNLVCLVDFNNQQADGPSTRMNSAEPLVAKWEAFGWHCQRVDGNDLGAVVRAFDAARELSAPQPRVIVFDTRMCKGVPFLEKRDITHFVRVEADEWAKALAVLDEGGPQ; encoded by the coding sequence ATGAGATTAGGGTCGCGACCCGTTCCAATGTCCAATCTCTCGCTCGAGCAGCGCGCCCACAACATCCGGCGCAACTCGCTGCGGATGGGCGAAGTCCAGGGACAGGGTTATATTGGCCAGGCGCTCGGTATCGCCGACGTCCTGGCCGTCGCCTACTTCCACGCCCTCGAATATCGGCCGGAAGACCCGGAGTGGGAGGGGCGGGACCGCTTCCTTCTGTCGATCGGACACTACGCCATCGCCCTCTACGCCGCGCTGATGGAGGCGGACGTCCTGCCCGTCGACGAGCTCGAGACCTACGGGATGGACGACAGCCGCATGCCGATGTCGGGCATGGCGTCCTACACGCCCGGCATGGAGATCACCGGCGGTTCGCTCGGACAGGGGCTCGGCATCGCCGTCGGGATGGCGCTGGGGCTGAAGCGCAAGTCCAACCCCGCCTTCGTCTACAACCTCATGTCCGACGGGGAGCTCGGCGAGGGGTCCACCTGGGAGGCGGCGATGGTGGCCGCGCACCATCGGCTCGACAACCTCGTCTGCCTCGTCGACTTCAACAACCAGCAGGCCGACGGCCCGTCCACCCGGATGAACTCCGCCGAGCCGCTGGTCGCCAAGTGGGAGGCGTTCGGCTGGCACTGCCAGCGCGTCGACGGCAACGACCTCGGCGCCGTGGTGCGCGCCTTCGATGCCGCGCGCGAGCTCTCGGCGCCGCAGCCGCGCGTGATCGTCTTCGACACCAGGATGTGCAAGGGCGTCCCCTTCCTCGAGAAACGGGACATCACCCACTTCGTCCGCGTCGAGGCCGACGAATGGGCCAAGGCGCTCGCGGTGCTCGACGAGGGAGGCCCGCAGTGA